A genomic region of Pristiophorus japonicus isolate sPriJap1 chromosome 20, sPriJap1.hap1, whole genome shotgun sequence contains the following coding sequences:
- the LOC139233007 gene encoding transcription factor HES-4-B-like produces MNRSLDQLRSFLLKHTQSESFRNGKMEKAEILEMTVQYLKNAALANGQEHQGTEVTRQNYEAGFKECLLQVNSFVRSYARFNAQTKSSLMERLSVFVDESTDEKHSRRIPECGTSSATNLQPLRSDGVPAAANTMRPMAVVPAVTINPSTHKVPNLLATRPAPSHHTPNRFNILAKNHEHNDPGCAQFRDIPQKVIVSPKLVFAQQASARVTVSHHVWRPWP; encoded by the exons ATGAACCGGAGTTTAGATCAACTGAGATCCTTCCTGTTGAAACATACCCAGAGCGAG AGTTTCCGGAATGGTAAAATGGAGAAGGCAGAAATCTTAGAAATGACTGTCCAATATCTGAAAAACGCGGCGCTAGCAAATGGCCAGG AACATCAGGGCACAGAAGTCACGCGGCAAAACTACGAAgctggttttaaggagtgcctcctGCAGGTGAATAGCTTCGTAAGGAGCTACGCCAGATTCAACGCGCAGACTAAGAGCAGCCTCATGGAGCGGCTGTCCGTCTTCGTGGACGAATCGACCGATGAGAAGCACAGCCGCAGGATCCCGGAGTGCGGGACCTCCTCCGCCACTAACCTGCAGCCTCTGAGATCCGACGGCGTTCCTGCAGCCGCCAACACCATGAGGCCGATGGCGGTGGTGCCTGCGGTCACCATCAACCCTTCCACACACAAGGTGCCGAACCTCCTCGCCACCCGGCCGGCTCCCTCGCACCACACGCCGAACCGCTTCAACATCTTAGCGAAAAATCATGAACACAACGATCCCGGCTGCGCACAATTTCGGGATATTCCCCAGAAAGTAATTGTATCGCCAAAGCTGGTCTTTGCACAGCAGGCTTCTGCCAGAGTGACAGTTTCACATCATGTCTGGAGGCCCTGGCCCTAG